The genomic segment GGCTGTTGCTGCTTCCGGCGGCAGCCCTGGCCGGATTTCCGGCAACCAGCGGCATACTGGCCAAGCATGCCCTGGATGCGGTGGTCGGTCCCCTGGCGGGGAATATGCCTTTGGTGCCACTGCTTTTCCTGGCCACCTTGGGCACCACACTGCTGATGGGCCGGTTTCTGTTGACGGTTGGAGCTCCCAGGCCAGATGCCCAGGTGAAGAGGGCGATGGATCCCGGCCTTTGGTTGCCGTGGCTCTTTCTGCTGGGACTGAGCGCAACGCTGCCATGGCTCTGGCTGCTTGTCGGAGGTTTTGGCGAGGCTGCGGACTGGATTGGCGCAGTCTGGTCTTTTGACGCGCTGCGGAAGGCGTCTGGGCCGTTGCTGCTGGGCGGTTTTGTGGTGATCATGGCCATTTGCCGACCTTGGCCAAAGGTCAGGACTTTCGGAGCGGCATTCCTCAAGGAACGGCGCATCCGGCGGCATCAACGGGAACGAGGCCTGCGCCGCTGGTGGCATCGACGGGAATCCGCTGCCATGCACTTCGAGCATCGGCTCCAGCAATGGCCCGCAGCCGGCCGGGCCCTGATCCTTCTGGCCGTTCTTCTAGGGGCCAGCGTTTTACTGGCTTTTTGACTGGCTTTTTGACGGTGCCGGTCCGGACTGTATTTCTTGAGCAGCCTTTTCAGTTCATACCCGGACCTTGTTCGTCGTCATAGACCGGTATGATTTGGATGGAGTGGATTTTAATAAATAAATGGAGTGGTTGTGTTCAGTTTTATCCATGCCGCGGATATTCATCTGGATAGCCCCTTACGGGGTGTGGAGGTGCCGGAAGAGGTGGTGCGGGAGGAAATCCGGGGGGCCACGCGCCGGGCGTTCGATAATCTGGTGGACCTGGCGCTGCGGGAGCAGGTGGCCTTCATTGTCCTGGCCGGTGACCTGTTTGACGGGGACTGGAAGGACTTCAACTCCGGATTGTACTTTACCCAGCGGATGGCCCGGTTGCGGGAGGCCGGGGTCCAGGTGTTTCTTGTCGCGGGCAACCATGACGCGGTCAGCCATGTCAGCAAAGCCATGAGCCTGCCGGACAATGTCAGCGTTTTTTCCTCCCGCAGGGCGCAAACACGCAGGGTGGATTCCCTGCAGGTGGCCATTCATGGCCAGGGGTACGCCGCGCGGGCCGTTTCCGAGGATTTGAGTCGGGCCTACCCGTCGCCGGTGGAGGGCTTTTTCAACATCGGCCTGTTGCATACCGCCCTGACCGGACGGGAGGGGCACGAGCCGTACGCTCCATGTACGGTGGATGGATTGCGGGCCAAGGGGTACGACTACTGGGCACTGGGCCATGTGCATCGGCGGGAAGTGGTTTTTTCGGAAGACCCCTGGATCGTTTTTCCTGGAAACATCCAGGGGCGGACGATCCGGGAAACCGGGGCCAAAGGCTGTACCCTGGTTACGGTCAGTGACGGACGGGTCAGCCGGGTGGAGCATGTGGATCTGGATGTGTTGCGCTGGGACCTGTGTCGCGTGGACGTGTCCGGATTGCGTGGGCAGGAGGAAATTCTGGAAAGCATCCGCGACCAGCTCCATGCTGTGTTGCAGGGCAGTGACGGTCGGCCGGTCGTGACTCGGTTGGAACTGCATGGTGCAACCCCGATGCATCAGCGGATACAAGCCGGCCCGGCGCACTGGGAGGAGGCGTTGCGCACGTTGGCCGCGGATCTGGGCGGGGATGATCTGTATTTGGAAAAAGTCCGTCTGCGCACCAGGGAACATCTGGATCTGGGCACGCTGGTCCAGAGTAATGAGGCGCTGGGTGGACTGGTTGCCGGCCTGCAAGGTCTGGAGCTGGATGCCGATGGGCTGCGGATGCTTGATCCGGAACTGGAGGCGTTTTTGAACAAGCTGCCCACGGAACTGCTCATCGGCGACGATGCTTTTGCCCCAACTGATCCGTCGCAGTGGATGGAAATCCGGGAAGATGTCAAAAATCTGCTGATCGCCCAACTGTTGAAGACGTAAGGGCGATTCGCGGTTTTCCGTTGTTTTCCTCCCCAGACTCTTCCTTCCCTGCATCAGGAGCTGAACCATGAAAATTCATCGCCTGGAACTTGCGGCATATGGCCATTTTACGGGCCATTGTCTGGATTTTTCCTCATCAAAACCCGGACTTCATGTGGTTTACGGGGCCAACGAGGCCGGCAAAAGTACCGCACTGCGGGCTATTCGCGCCCTGCTTTACGGTATTGAAGCCAGAACCACGGACAATTTTCAGCATGAGTACAAAAACCTGTTGATTGGCGGAACGCTGCAAAACCGGGATGGCCGGGAACTGGTCTTTCGGCGGCGCAAGCGCAATGTGGGCGACCTGCTGGACACGGACCACCAGGTGATTGACCAGCGTGTTCTGGATGATTTTCTGCATGGAATTGATGAATCCCTGTTCGCCACCCTGTTCGGGATCGATCACGAAACACTGGTCTCCGGAGGCAAGGCCATACTGGAACAACAGGGAGACGTGGGCCAGGCCCTCTTTTCCGCCGGTGTCGGGCTGGCCTCGCTGCACGGGATCATATCCCGGTTGGAGCAGGAGAGCGCGGAGTTATTCAAGTTCAGTGGCAGCAAGCCGGAATTGAATCAGGCCATCAAGCGCCACGCGGAGCTGAAATCAGCGCTGCGCAGCCTTTGTCTGGCTGGCAGTGAATGGAAAAAACAAAAACGGGCCTTTGATGCGCTCTCGGAACAATTGGCCGAAACTGAGCGGATCAGGCAGTCCGTGCGCACCGATTTGGAGCGCCTGCAACGCTTGCAGCGCGCGTTGCCGCACATGGCCAAGCGGGATCAACTGCGGGAGGTTGGCATGGCATTGGCCGATGTCGCCCATCTCCCTGGTGATTTTGGGATGCGGGTGCAGCAGGCGTTGGAGCAGAACAGGGGGGCCGCGCAAAAGCAACAGGAAGCGCTGTCCCGGCATGCCCGCCTGGAGCAGCGTCTGGTTGGAAGCCCGGTTCGCGAGGACATCCTGGACCAGGCCGAGAGCATTGACGCCCTGCACAAGCAGCTGGGCATGATCCACCAGGCTCGCCGGGACCGCCCCGGTCTGCATGCCGATCTGCTCGGAATGCGGACCGAGGCGGAGATCCTGTTGGCCCAGGCCGCCCCGGCCCTGTCCCTGGACCATCGTGACGAAATCAAGCATTTGCTGACCCGACGCCAAACCATTCTCGGCCTGGGCAACCGGATGACCGGGTTGATGGCCGCTGTTGAGCAGGCCCAGAGTTTCCTCCAGGAGACGGCAACGGCTCTGGAAACCGTGGAAATCGCCTTGCTCCAGCTACCGGAGATCCCGGACTTGGACGGGTTGTCCACTGCCGTTCGTCTGGCTCAGAAAGCTGGAGATCTGGACAGCCGACTGCGCAAGCTGGACATGGATGCCCTGCTGCTCAGACAGGCGGCGGCCGCCGACATGGCCCGCGTCGGCCTGTGGGCCGGAGAGCCGGAGAGCCTTGCGGATCGTTCCTTGCCGACAACCGAGAGCATTGACCGGTTCGTGGATTCGTTCAAGGAGGTGGCCGACGACCAAAAGGCCGCGGCGGCGCAGCGCCTTGCCCTTCAGGAGGATCTGGACCGTGTGCGGCATGATATCGCGGTCATCGAGCAAACCGGTACGGTGGTCACCGAGGAGGAACTGCTTCGATGTCGGGCGGATCGCGACCAGGGCTGGCGGCTGATTCGCCGCGTCTGGCTGGACGGGGACGATCCCCAGGGAGAAATCCTTGCCTATGCCGGAAACATGGGTCTGCCCGAGGCTTTTGAAGCCGGGGTGCAGGCGGCTGATGACGCCGCGGACCATCTGCGCCTGGCGGCGGAACGGGTCCATCAGTTCGTCTCCAAACGGGCCGAAGCCCGCAAGTTGCAAGACCAGCTGGCCCGGGCGGAATCGGAAGCTGCCCGGCTTGAGGCAAAACAGTGCCAAATCGAGGCCCAGTGGTGGGAACTTTGGGAGCCTCTGGACCTGCGGCCGCGGCCTCCCCGGGAGATGCGGGTCTGGCTGGAGCAGTGTCTGGAGAGCCGTCGCAAGATCCTGGAAGCCCGGAAAGCAATGGCTGAAAAAGTTTCGGTTTGCGATCTGCGCCAGGGCCTGCTGATCCGTTTGGCGTCGGAACTGCGTCGACTGAACCGTCCTTACCCGGAGACTGCCTCAAAGACAGCAGCGGAAACAGCCCCGGAAACAGCCCCGGAGAATGCATCGGATACCGGCACGGAGGCTTACACGGATACCGGTGGAGAATTGGCCCCGCTGCTTACCTTTGCGGAGCAGCATCTGGCATCCAGCAAGGCACTGCAGGACCAATCCGCGCGCCTGGAAGCAGAGCGCACCCGGCTTGTCCGGGCCAAGACCCAGGCCGATTCAAACCTGGCCGATTGCAAGGAAAAGGTTGCCGCCTGGCAGCAGCGCTGGTCCGAAGCCCTGGCCGGGTTCGGATTGTCGATGGAGACCTCTCCGGACGAAGCGGCCACTGTCCTGGACGCCTTGGGCACCGGTCTGGCCAAAATCAATCAGGCCGATCAGTATGCCCGACGGATCGCGGACATAGATGCATCGGTGAAGCAGTTCGAGACTGCGGTCCAGGCCCTGATCGACTCCATTACAGCCCCTGAATTGGAGGGCCTGCCCATGGATCAGGCCGTGGTCAAACTCCAATCCCTGCTCAAGCAGGCCAGCTCGCAAAAGACGATACTGGAGAAACAGCTCGCTGATCTGGAAAGCCTGGATGAGGATATCCGCCAGGCCCGGAACAGCCTGGAAACCACCGAAGCGCAACTTGCCGAATTGCGTCGGATGGCCAAGGTGGAGGACAATGACGGGCTGCAGGATGCCCGACAACGTTTTGAGCAGTGGTTGAGCACACGCACCGAGCTGGACCGGCACGAAGAAACATTGCTGGAGATTGCCGAGGGAGTGGCTCTGGAAGATCTGGAGCAGCAACGCACCGAGGTGGACCCGGACACCCTGCCGGGACGCATTGAATCCTTGCGCAGACAAATCTCCACTGAACTTGAGCCACGGATCAGACAGCTCTCCGAGCAGAAAGGCGAGGCGCGCAGTGAATTGCAGCGTATGGACGGCGGTGACGCGGCTGCGGCCAAGGAAACGGAAATCCAGATCGCCCTGGCCAGAGTGCGCCGCTTGGCGGATCGATACATCCGCGTCCGGCTTTCCGCGCTTTTGCTCAAGCAGGAAGTCGAACAATATCGCCGGAAAAATCAAGGCCCGATCTTGACCATCGCCTCCCGCTATTTTGCCGCATTGACCTTGAATTCCTTTTCCGGACTGCGCTCGGATGTCGACGACAAGGGGAGCCCGGTCCTGGTGGGCGTCTGCGCGGACGGGAGCATGAAAACCGTCGCGGAGATGAGTTTCGGTACCCGGGACCAGCTCTATCTGGCGTTGCGCCTGGCAACACTCGAATGGCGACTGGAATCCCATGAGCCGATGCCCTTGATCGCCGACGACATCCTCATCAATTTTGACGATCAACGGACCGAGGCCACGCTGCGCGCCCTGGCCGATCTGGGCAGGCACAACCAGGTCATCCTCTTTACCCACCACGGCTGGGTTGTGGAAAAGGCCAAGACCCTGAGCCGCTCCGACCTGGGAGACGACCAGGCATCCGACCTTGTCCGCATTCACAGCCTGGAAGCCCAAACAGGCTGAGTTCCTCTTCTTGCCAGCCTGTTTCGGTACTGGCAGAGAAGTGGTCCAGAAATCTGAATCAGTCAATGATCCATTCTGTGCCATCCGGACGGTGAGGAGCGGATTGCCGGACCCTTTTGAAAGGGCTATTGCTCCCCTCAACGCCGCGCAGCGTTCGCAATTTGTCAGTACGTGTTTCGTTCAAAGAATACGATCAGGAGATGACTGATCCGGACATGCCGACCAATCCACCAATCATAGAAGCCCGCAATCTACGCAAAGTATTCGGGAAATTCACCGCCGTGGACGATCTCAGCTTTCGTGTGGAAAAGGGAGAGTTTTTTGGAGTCCTTGGCCCCAACGGGGCGGGAAAGACCACAGCTATTCGGATGATTTACGGATTTTCCCCCCTTTCCGCCGGTTCCATGCGGGTTTTTGGTCACGACATTAGGCAAGGGTGGCGGGAAATTCGGTCCCGGTTGGGAGTTTGTCAGCAGGAGAACACCCTGGATCCGGATCTGACCGTGGAGCAGAATTTGCTGGTTTTTGCCGGGTATTATGCCCTGCCCAGGGTTGTTGCCGGACGGCGGACCCGGGCATTGCTCTCGTACTTTGCCCTGGAGCACAAGAAAGAAGCCAAAGTCGGTGATCTGTCCGGTGGCATGGCCCGGCGGCTGATGTTGGCCCGGGCCCTGATCAACGAGCCGGAACTGGTCATTCTGGATGAACCGACCACCGGGTTGGATCCGCAGTCCCGGCATCAGGTCTGGGACAAATTGCGGGAACTCCGGGGGCGGGGGCTGACCATGCTCCTGACCACCCATTACATGGAGGAGGCCGCATGGCTCTGCGATCGCCTGATCATCGTGGATCACGGCAAGATTCTCGTGGAGGGGACCCCCCGGGCGCTGATCCGGGAACATGCCGGGGATTCGGTGGTGGAAGTGGAAACGCCCTCAGCGGCGCTGCGGGAATTTACCCGGTCGCAGAATCTGCAGCATGACGATCTGGGCAACCGGCTGATCATCTACAATACCCTGGGAGCGGACCTGGAGCATCGGCTGCGGGAAGCGTTCTGCGACCAGACCTGCACGTTTCGCCAGGGATCCTTGGAAGACGTCTTTCTGCGCTTGACAGGAAGGGGGTTGCGGGAGTGAGTCGAACTGGAAGGTATTCACCCCGGTTGCTGCGGGTCTGGCAGCGCAATCTGGTGGTCTATCGGCGGATCTGGAAGGTTAATTTTCTGGTTCCGCTTCTGGAACCGCTGTTTTACCTGTTGGCGTTCGGAATCGGCTTCAGCAGATTGGTGGGAGACGTGATCTACGCCGGTCAGGAACTGACCTACGTGGCCTTCATTGCCCCGGCCCTGTTGGCCACGGCGATCATGTTCAATGCCTTTTACGAGACCACCTTTGCCTCGTTTGTGCGCATGTACTATCAGAAGACGTTCGACGCCATGCTCTCCACGCCGTTGTCCCTGGAGGAGGTCATCACCGCGGAAATTCTCTGGGGCGCGACCAAGTCGGTTCTGGCCGCGGGACTGATGTTGGTGGTCATCGCCCTGTTCGGGCTGGTTCGCCTGCCGGAAGGACTCTGGGTTCTGCCTTTGGCCTTTTTGGGGGGCATGGCGTTCGGGGCGGTGGGCATGTACTTCACCGGCATCACCCCGACCATCGACATGTTCAATCTGCCGATCTTCCTGTTCGTCACGCCGCTTTTTCTGT from the Desulfonatronum thioautotrophicum genome contains:
- a CDS encoding metallophosphoesterase family protein, which encodes MFSFIHAADIHLDSPLRGVEVPEEVVREEIRGATRRAFDNLVDLALREQVAFIVLAGDLFDGDWKDFNSGLYFTQRMARLREAGVQVFLVAGNHDAVSHVSKAMSLPDNVSVFSSRRAQTRRVDSLQVAIHGQGYAARAVSEDLSRAYPSPVEGFFNIGLLHTALTGREGHEPYAPCTVDGLRAKGYDYWALGHVHRREVVFSEDPWIVFPGNIQGRTIRETGAKGCTLVTVSDGRVSRVEHVDLDVLRWDLCRVDVSGLRGQEEILESIRDQLHAVLQGSDGRPVVTRLELHGATPMHQRIQAGPAHWEEALRTLAADLGGDDLYLEKVRLRTREHLDLGTLVQSNEALGGLVAGLQGLELDADGLRMLDPELEAFLNKLPTELLIGDDAFAPTDPSQWMEIREDVKNLLIAQLLKT
- a CDS encoding YhaN family protein, translating into MKIHRLELAAYGHFTGHCLDFSSSKPGLHVVYGANEAGKSTALRAIRALLYGIEARTTDNFQHEYKNLLIGGTLQNRDGRELVFRRRKRNVGDLLDTDHQVIDQRVLDDFLHGIDESLFATLFGIDHETLVSGGKAILEQQGDVGQALFSAGVGLASLHGIISRLEQESAELFKFSGSKPELNQAIKRHAELKSALRSLCLAGSEWKKQKRAFDALSEQLAETERIRQSVRTDLERLQRLQRALPHMAKRDQLREVGMALADVAHLPGDFGMRVQQALEQNRGAAQKQQEALSRHARLEQRLVGSPVREDILDQAESIDALHKQLGMIHQARRDRPGLHADLLGMRTEAEILLAQAAPALSLDHRDEIKHLLTRRQTILGLGNRMTGLMAAVEQAQSFLQETATALETVEIALLQLPEIPDLDGLSTAVRLAQKAGDLDSRLRKLDMDALLLRQAAAADMARVGLWAGEPESLADRSLPTTESIDRFVDSFKEVADDQKAAAAQRLALQEDLDRVRHDIAVIEQTGTVVTEEELLRCRADRDQGWRLIRRVWLDGDDPQGEILAYAGNMGLPEAFEAGVQAADDAADHLRLAAERVHQFVSKRAEARKLQDQLARAESEAARLEAKQCQIEAQWWELWEPLDLRPRPPREMRVWLEQCLESRRKILEARKAMAEKVSVCDLRQGLLIRLASELRRLNRPYPETASKTAAETAPETAPENASDTGTEAYTDTGGELAPLLTFAEQHLASSKALQDQSARLEAERTRLVRAKTQADSNLADCKEKVAAWQQRWSEALAGFGLSMETSPDEAATVLDALGTGLAKINQADQYARRIADIDASVKQFETAVQALIDSITAPELEGLPMDQAVVKLQSLLKQASSQKTILEKQLADLESLDEDIRQARNSLETTEAQLAELRRMAKVEDNDGLQDARQRFEQWLSTRTELDRHEETLLEIAEGVALEDLEQQRTEVDPDTLPGRIESLRRQISTELEPRIRQLSEQKGEARSELQRMDGGDAAAAKETEIQIALARVRRLADRYIRVRLSALLLKQEVEQYRRKNQGPILTIASRYFAALTLNSFSGLRSDVDDKGSPVLVGVCADGSMKTVAEMSFGTRDQLYLALRLATLEWRLESHEPMPLIADDILINFDDQRTEATLRALADLGRHNQVILFTHHGWVVEKAKTLSRSDLGDDQASDLVRIHSLEAQTG
- a CDS encoding ABC transporter ATP-binding protein — protein: MTDPDMPTNPPIIEARNLRKVFGKFTAVDDLSFRVEKGEFFGVLGPNGAGKTTAIRMIYGFSPLSAGSMRVFGHDIRQGWREIRSRLGVCQQENTLDPDLTVEQNLLVFAGYYALPRVVAGRRTRALLSYFALEHKKEAKVGDLSGGMARRLMLARALINEPELVILDEPTTGLDPQSRHQVWDKLRELRGRGLTMLLTTHYMEEAAWLCDRLIIVDHGKILVEGTPRALIREHAGDSVVEVETPSAALREFTRSQNLQHDDLGNRLIIYNTLGADLEHRLREAFCDQTCTFRQGSLEDVFLRLTGRGLRE
- a CDS encoding ABC transporter permease, which produces MSRTGRYSPRLLRVWQRNLVVYRRIWKVNFLVPLLEPLFYLLAFGIGFSRLVGDVIYAGQELTYVAFIAPALLATAIMFNAFYETTFASFVRMYYQKTFDAMLSTPLSLEEVITAEILWGATKSVLAAGLMLVVIALFGLVRLPEGLWVLPLAFLGGMAFGAVGMYFTGITPTIDMFNLPIFLFVTPLFLFSGTFFPVAGLPVWAQIVAWASPLYHLVELSRWAVMGRMESSALISLGYLLLFSGVFFGLAVRAMRRRLIK